A region of Candidatus Eremiobacterota bacterium DNA encodes the following proteins:
- a CDS encoding metallophosphoesterase, with amino-acid sequence MAFLVLFISLRLSTAAHAESFRFVVLSDTHLAMDKGVCGLDSRTGRAVKKIAGDMKPRFVIHCGDMITACPGDSEENILSMGDVFRRGVVDKLKESGIGFFPAPGNHDVAGRGRELYGRVWKGFSNRGFRLDAGDYTQSYAFHYGNSLFVSLDRSSGDMGERDVGWLRGLLERSRSRFRHVFVFCHVGLLGSEDKLSERPVDRELEGVLERNGVDYFISGHYHVGAEVKVGKTRHIICGALNTYPYEFLVFTVDGESVKWESESAERTALPF; translated from the coding sequence ATGGCATTCCTCGTCCTGTTTATTTCTCTCCGCCTGTCAACGGCCGCGCACGCGGAGAGCTTCCGGTTCGTGGTGCTCTCCGATACGCACCTCGCAATGGATAAGGGAGTGTGCGGGCTGGATTCGCGGACAGGGAGAGCGGTGAAGAAAATAGCGGGGGACATGAAGCCGCGATTTGTCATTCACTGTGGAGATATGATAACTGCCTGCCCTGGTGACAGCGAGGAGAATATCCTGTCAATGGGGGATGTGTTCCGAAGGGGTGTGGTGGATAAGCTGAAGGAGAGCGGGATTGGATTCTTCCCTGCACCGGGAAATCACGATGTGGCGGGGCGAGGAAGGGAGCTCTACGGAAGGGTATGGAAGGGGTTCTCCAACAGGGGCTTCAGGCTTGATGCGGGTGACTATACTCAGAGCTATGCGTTTCATTACGGAAACAGCCTCTTCGTTTCGCTGGACCGGAGCTCGGGGGATATGGGCGAAAGGGATGTCGGGTGGCTTAGGGGCCTGCTGGAAAGAAGCCGGAGCCGTTTCAGGCATGTGTTCGTATTCTGCCACGTGGGGCTGCTGGGAAGCGAGGATAAGCTGTCGGAGAGGCCCGTGGATCGGGAGCTGGAAGGAGTGCTGGAGCGCAACGGGGTGGATTATTTCATTTCGGGCCATTATCACGTGGGGGCAGAGGTGAAGGTGGGAAAAACCCGGCACATCATATGCGGAGCGCTCAACACGTATCCTTATGAATTCCTTGTGTTCACCGTGGACGGGGAGAGCGTGAAATGGGAGAGCGAAAGCGCCGAGAGGACAGCGCTTCCGTTCTGA
- a CDS encoding methyltransferase domain-containing protein gives MEFFDLMSISHRDMEILNPSTPEKIIKLGKILRLKEGSRIIDFGCGCAEPLALWAEEFGITGTGIDISEDFCDRARKKLAAKGLEDRIKIVCSPGADYVFEEGAFDAATCIGATFIWGGYRQTIQPMKRAIHQKGRLGIGETYWLSDKIPPEYARKQTGTYPEAELARITREEGFELEYVIRASHDDWDRYSSDNWYGLIRWLKENPAHPDREQVFKHLRTSQDDYLRFERPYMGWAMYCLVPTEPHGTGKG, from the coding sequence ATGGAATTCTTTGACCTGATGAGTATTTCACACCGGGATATGGAGATACTGAACCCTTCCACGCCCGAAAAAATCATCAAACTGGGCAAAATACTCAGATTGAAAGAAGGCAGCCGGATCATCGACTTCGGCTGTGGCTGCGCCGAGCCCCTCGCTCTCTGGGCGGAGGAATTCGGCATCACCGGCACCGGTATCGATATATCCGAGGATTTCTGCGACCGGGCCAGGAAAAAGCTGGCGGCCAAAGGGCTGGAAGACCGAATCAAAATCGTTTGCTCTCCCGGGGCTGACTACGTGTTCGAAGAGGGAGCTTTCGATGCGGCAACCTGCATCGGGGCCACGTTTATCTGGGGCGGCTACAGGCAGACCATCCAGCCAATGAAGCGGGCTATTCACCAGAAGGGACGCCTTGGCATCGGTGAAACCTACTGGCTCAGCGATAAGATACCCCCGGAATACGCCCGGAAACAGACAGGCACCTACCCGGAAGCGGAACTGGCTCGAATCACCCGCGAAGAAGGCTTTGAACTCGAATACGTCATCCGGGCCAGCCACGACGACTGGGACAGGTACTCTTCGGACAACTGGTATGGACTGATACGTTGGCTTAAAGAAAACCCGGCACACCCCGACCGGGAACAGGTATTCAAGCATTTGCGTACTTCCCAGGATGATTATTTGCGATTTGAACGCCCGTACATGGGCTGGGCAATGTACTGCCTGGTTCCCACGGAACCTCATGGGACTGGCAAAGGCTGA
- a CDS encoding ankyrin repeat domain-containing protein, which translates to MKTAIMCILLIIVFSISSCSLRGKSDFEKLCEALKNRDVPSVERLIKKNPALIKATVGKWGDTLLNYAVMNDDIAMVDFLTKSGAEVNAGNQCLQTPLYLVLIYSPANKQAIATHLINAGADVNAKDVMGKTILMQAAKTGDLEIAKLLISAGADVNDKDKNNSTSLHEAARFGRKKMIELLMASKADLNVKDKEGNTPIKLAMRNGHIEAVNVLKTRGARIENITVFEAAALGDIESAKRLFDKNPEILKRKNKEDGDTPLHYAARKGQNGMIRFLLSRGADIEATNSHMETPLCSAVSEDNLETTEILLSQGARINSVDKTHRSPLSCAVFSSGEEMITLLLNRGADAKIMDSEGDTVLHKAVLRKNVNILKLLMARGADINLKNKEGATPLFGAVCESYVMKDSFGMYPTNDKNEDLIAFFISNSVDLNVRDKSGHTPLYYAKKYRPRNISDLLKKHGAIE; encoded by the coding sequence ATGAAAACAGCAATCATGTGCATTCTTCTGATAATAGTATTTTCCATCAGCTCATGCAGTCTCAGGGGAAAAAGTGACTTTGAAAAGTTATGTGAGGCCCTTAAAAACAGGGATGTCCCATCGGTAGAAAGGCTGATTAAAAAGAATCCAGCCTTAATCAAAGCCACTGTCGGAAAATGGGGAGACACTCTTCTCAACTACGCGGTAATGAACGATGACATTGCCATGGTTGATTTTCTCACGAAGAGCGGGGCAGAGGTAAATGCCGGAAACCAATGCCTTCAGACACCTCTTTATCTTGTTCTGATTTACTCTCCTGCAAATAAACAAGCTATTGCCACACATCTTATCAATGCAGGAGCCGATGTGAATGCAAAAGATGTAATGGGAAAAACCATATTAATGCAAGCTGCAAAGACAGGAGACCTTGAAATTGCAAAACTCCTGATATCTGCCGGAGCAGACGTGAATGACAAAGATAAAAATAATTCAACTAGCCTGCACGAAGCTGCACGTTTCGGGAGAAAAAAAATGATCGAGCTTCTCATGGCGAGCAAGGCAGACTTAAACGTAAAAGATAAAGAGGGGAATACGCCGATAAAATTGGCGATGCGAAACGGCCACATTGAAGCAGTGAATGTATTAAAAACAAGAGGCGCCCGCATTGAGAATATTACCGTCTTTGAAGCGGCGGCTCTGGGAGACATTGAAAGCGCAAAAAGACTCTTTGACAAAAATCCGGAGATTCTCAAGAGAAAGAACAAAGAAGATGGTGATACTCCTCTGCATTACGCTGCTCGGAAAGGGCAAAACGGTATGATCAGATTTCTTCTCTCAAGAGGTGCTGACATTGAAGCTACAAATTCACATATGGAAACGCCGCTTTGCAGTGCCGTATCAGAAGATAATCTGGAAACCACTGAGATTCTTCTCTCTCAAGGTGCTAGAATAAACAGTGTGGATAAAACTCATCGATCACCTCTTTCGTGTGCAGTATTTTCATCTGGTGAGGAGATGATCACACTGTTACTCAATCGCGGGGCCGACGCAAAAATTATGGATAGTGAAGGTGATACAGTTTTACACAAGGCTGTGCTGAGAAAAAATGTAAATATCTTGAAACTCCTGATGGCACGAGGTGCCGACATCAATCTGAAAAACAAGGAGGGCGCGACACCGCTGTTTGGTGCAGTCTGTGAATCTTATGTCATGAAAGACTCTTTCGGTATGTATCCAACAAACGACAAAAATGAGGATCTTATCGCTTTTTTCATATCGAACAGCGTTGACTTGAATGTGAGAGATAAAAGCGGCCATACTCCCTTGTATTATGCGAAAAAATACAGGCCCAGAAATATTTCGGATCTTCTGAAAAAGCATGGAGCAATAGAATAA
- a CDS encoding HEAT repeat domain-containing protein — MHSIFKKQRLQAIWEMEALTFKFAAPALMKDEIDSSKRDTYKIVADTSPAPDISQSVYDELVAVFIKATASSDYDTVDCAVLALGISKARASIPTLMALFNARTSPQKVMKALGQIGPDAKAALPMVRKEASTNGNFARVAAIEALAAIGRMDAISDLVKYAQDADEDVRQQAVSQIGNLYDGGKEPVPDQVIDILIASLKDTRDRQSVRIDAAYALAKIGPRGKRAVPGLTALTKDSYLYCRKAAAYALGCVAPKDPAVRAALKAIKGDPDAEVRKKVQEALEKGNR; from the coding sequence ATGCACAGCATCTTTAAGAAGCAGAGACTCCAGGCAATCTGGGAGATGGAAGCGCTTACCTTCAAATTCGCCGCTCCCGCCCTGATGAAGGACGAGATAGATTCCAGCAAGAGGGACACCTATAAGATTGTAGCGGATACCTCTCCCGCGCCCGATATATCCCAGTCCGTCTATGATGAGCTGGTTGCCGTCTTTATCAAGGCGACTGCCTCTAGCGATTACGATACGGTGGATTGCGCGGTGCTGGCGCTTGGCATATCAAAAGCCAGGGCTTCAATTCCCACTCTCATGGCACTTTTCAATGCCCGCACCTCTCCGCAGAAAGTAATGAAAGCCCTCGGGCAGATCGGGCCCGATGCAAAGGCGGCCCTCCCCATGGTCAGGAAGGAAGCTTCTACCAATGGGAACTTTGCCAGAGTTGCCGCAATAGAGGCCCTGGCGGCGATAGGCAGAATGGATGCCATCAGCGATCTTGTGAAATACGCTCAAGATGCCGATGAAGATGTGCGCCAGCAGGCAGTGAGCCAGATTGGAAATCTCTATGATGGTGGAAAGGAACCTGTGCCGGACCAGGTGATTGATATTCTCATTGCCAGCCTGAAGGATACCAGGGACAGGCAGAGCGTGAGAATTGATGCCGCCTATGCCCTGGCGAAAATCGGGCCCCGGGGGAAGCGTGCCGTTCCCGGACTCACAGCCCTTACAAAGGACAGCTATCTGTACTGCAGAAAGGCTGCCGCCTATGCCCTGGGCTGCGTTGCACCGAAAGATCCGGCGGTGAGGGCCGCTCTCAAGGCGATAAAGGGGGACCCTGACGCCGAGGTGAGAAAAAAAGTCCAGGAGGCGCTGGAAAAAGGGAACAGGTAG